One window from the genome of Ananas comosus cultivar F153 linkage group 13, ASM154086v1, whole genome shotgun sequence encodes:
- the LOC109719707 gene encoding putative receptor protein kinase ZmPK1 isoform X3: MQFKYLKTMRSRGASLSVEDNSDFLISPDGAFQCGFYQVGSNAFTFSIWFVKSADRTVVWSANPNHLVHGKGSAVTLRKDGNMVLTDYNGEVIWATNTSTPPNHAQLLETGNLVIKDSSGETLWKSFDFPTDTLLPTQPITAITKLVSSNQSLSLGYFSFRFVENYILSLTYDTPELSDIYWPDPDNSVWVNNRIAFNSSRCGSLDDLGRFSSSDKFTFEASDLGPGIRRRLTLDYDGNLRLYSLNESDKSWSVTWMALSQICEIHGLCGKNGICMYAPMPACYCPPDYEMSDPSDWSKGCKPKFKMICGNSQKVIFHPLPNTDFWGSDMDYSTSISFMACKKNCTNSCSCVAFMYKWGTGDCYLKAALFNGKNSSAFLGTIYLKLPKKLTLSKNSVPRARNLVCNATKAVVELAYSDKSSTSSDKTTWKYFYAFISAFLVIEAFFITTGWWFIFRREQIPLEIEEGYKVISSQFRRFTYKDLEKATGKFKHELGRGGSGTVYKGVLDDERVVAVKKLEDIIQGEEVFKAELSVIGKINHMNLVRMWGFCSEHSHKMLVSEYVENGSLDKILFGSESTNSLLGWKERYKIAVGVAKGLAYLHHECLEWVIHCDVKPENILLDRDFEPKITDFGLAKLFQRNGSDPSLSRIRGTRGYIAPEWASSLPITGKVDVYSYGVVLLELVKGLRVSDWVIRREENVEIALRTIVKMLVEILKSGERSWIEDFVDSRLNDNFNYSQALMMVKLAIACLEEDRSKRPNMESVVQTLLSSDDETNSHATILL; the protein is encoded by the exons ATGCAGTTCAAATACTTAAAGACCATGAGAAGT CGTGGAGCTTCTCTCTCTGTAGAGGATAACTCCGATTTTCTGATCTCACCAGATGGAGCCTTCCAATGTGGTTTCTACCAAGTTGGTTCAAATGCCTTCACCTTCTCAATATGGTTCGTTAAATCAGCTGACAGGACTGTGGTTTGGAGCGCAAACCCCAACCATCTTGTGCATGGCAAAGGATCTGCCGTTACATTAAGGAAAGACGGCAACATGGTCCTAACCGATTACAACGGCGAGGTCATTTGGGCCACCAATACTTCTACTCCTCCCAATCATGCCCAACTGTTGGAAACCGGTAATCTTGTCATCAAGGACTCGAGCGGTGAAACTCTCTGGAAAAGCTTCGATTTTCCCACCGATACTTTGCTGCCTACTCAACCCATCACTGCAATCACAAAGCTGGTATCTTCTAACCAATCGCTTTCCTTGGGTTACTTTAGTTTTCGTTTCGTTGAAAACTATATACTCTCACTCACATATGATACTCCTGAACTTTCCGACATATATTGGCCTGATCCTGACAATAGTGTGTGGGTAAATAATAGAATAGCCTTCAACAGTAGCAGGTGCGGAAGTCTTGATGACTTGGGTCGGTTTTCTTCTAGTGATAAATTTACATTCGAAGCTTCAGATTTGGGTCCAGGGATTAGGAGGAGGCTAACTTTAGACTATGATGGTAATCTTAGGCTGTACAGCCTCAATGAATCGGATAAGAGCTGGTCGGTTACATGGATGGCTCTTTCGCAAATTTGTGAAATACACGGTTTGTGTGGTAAAAACGGGATTTGCATGTATGCTCCTATGCCCGCATGTTATTGTCCTCCTGATTACGAGATGAGTGATCCTAGTGATTGGAGCAAAGGATGCAAGCCCAAGTTCAAGATGATTTGTGGTAATTCTCAGAAAGTGATTTTTCATCCACTTCCTAACACTGACTTTTGGGGGTCTGATATGGATTACAGCACGTCCATATCTTTCATGGCTTGCAAGAAGAATTGCACGAATTCTTGTTCTTGCGTAGCTTTCATGTATAAATGGGGCACAGGAGATTGCTATCTAAAAGCTGCCCTCTTCAATGGTAAGAACTCTTCTGCATTCCTAGGCACGATTTACCTCAAACTCCCCAAAAAATTAACACTTTCAAAAAACTCTGTTCCTCGAGCACGTAATCTTGTTTGCAATGCAACAAAAGCAGTAGTTGAATTAGCTTACTCTGACAAGTCTAGCACAAGTAGTGATAAGACAACATGGAAGTATTTTTATGCGTTCATCTCGGCATTTTTAGTTATAGAAGCATTTTTTATCACTACTGGGTGGTGGTTTATTTTCAGGAGAGAGCAGATACCGTTAGAAATAGAGGAAGGATATAAGGTGATAAGTAGTCAGTTTCGAAGGTTCACCTACAAGGACTTGGAAAAGGCTACCGGAAAATTTAAGCACGAGCTTGGGAGGGGAGGATCAGGCACTGTCTATAAGGGAGTACTAGACGATGAAAGAGTAGTAGCTGTGAAGAAGTTGGAAGACATAATACAAGGAGAGGAAGTATTTAAAGCTGAACTAAGTGTCATAGGGAAGATTAACCATATGAATCTAGTGAGGATGTGGGGATTCTGTTCGGAACACTCGCACAAGATGTTGGTATCTGAGTATGTTGAAAATGGCTCCTTGGACAAGATCTTATTCGGTAGCGAGAGCACAAATAGCCTGCTTGGGTGGAAGGAAAGGTACAAAATTGCAGTAGGGGTGGCGAAAGGCTTGGCTTATCTTCACCACGAGTGCTTAGAATGGGTTATACATTGCGACGTGAAGCCCGAGAATATATTGTTGGACCGAGATTTTGAGCCCAAGATCACAGATTTTGGATTGGCAAAACTGTTCCAGAGAAACGGGTCTGATCCGAGTTTATCAAGGATTCGAGGGACTAGAGGTTATATTGCGCCCGAATGGGCGTCTAGTCTTCCCATCACAGGGAAAGTTGATGTCTACAGCTACGGGGTAGTGCTTCTGGAATTAGTGAAGGGACTAAGAGTTTCGGATTGGGTGATACGCAGGGAAGAAAATGTAGAGATAGCTTTACGAACTATCGTTAAGATGCTCGTGGAGATACTGAAGAGTGGAGAGAGATCTTGGATTGAAGATTTTGTGGACTCGAGATTGAATGACAACTTCAACTACTCACAGGCGCTGATGATGGTGAAGCTGGCAATCGCTTGCTTGGAGGAGGACAGAAGTAAAAGGCCGAATATGGAATCCGTGGTTCAAACCCTACTCTCTTCAGACGACGAAACCAACTCTCATGCAACAATTTTACTTTAA
- the LOC109719707 gene encoding putative receptor protein kinase ZmPK1 isoform X2, producing MYTNTTSAVADHAYLQRGASLSVEDNSDFLISPDGAFQCGFYQVGSNAFTFSIWFVKSADRTVVWSANPNHLVHGKGSAVTLRKDGNMVLTDYNGEVIWATNTSTPPNHAQLLETGNLVIKDSSGETLWKSFDFPTDTLLPTQPITAITKLVSSNQSLSLGYFSFRFVENYILSLTYDTPELSDIYWPDPDNSVWVNNRIAFNSSRCGSLDDLGRFSSSDKFTFEASDLGPGIRRRLTLDYDGNLRLYSLNESDKSWSVTWMALSQICEIHGLCGKNGICMYAPMPACYCPPDYEMSDPSDWSKGCKPKFKMICGNSQKVIFHPLPNTDFWGSDMDYSTSISFMACKKNCTNSCSCVAFMYKWGTGDCYLKAALFNGKNSSAFLGTIYLKLPKKLTLSKNSVPRARNLVCNATKAVVELAYSDKSSTSSDKTTWKYFYAFISAFLVIEAFFITTGWWFIFRREQIPLEIEEGYKVISSQFRRFTYKDLEKATGKFKHELGRGGSGTVYKGVLDDERVVAVKKLEDIIQGEEVFKAELSVIGKINHMNLVRMWGFCSEHSHKMLVSEYVENGSLDKILFGSESTNSLLGWKERYKIAVGVAKGLAYLHHECLEWVIHCDVKPENILLDRDFEPKITDFGLAKLFQRNGSDPSLSRIRGTRGYIAPEWASSLPITGKVDVYSYGVVLLELVKGLRVSDWVIRREENVEIALRTIVKMLVEILKSGERSWIEDFVDSRLNDNFNYSQALMMVKLAIACLEEDRSKRPNMESVVQTLLSSDDETNSHATILL from the exons ATGTATACAAACACTACCAGCGCAGTGGCTG ACCATGCCTATTTGCAGCGTGGAGCTTCTCTCTCTGTAGAGGATAACTCCGATTTTCTGATCTCACCAGATGGAGCCTTCCAATGTGGTTTCTACCAAGTTGGTTCAAATGCCTTCACCTTCTCAATATGGTTCGTTAAATCAGCTGACAGGACTGTGGTTTGGAGCGCAAACCCCAACCATCTTGTGCATGGCAAAGGATCTGCCGTTACATTAAGGAAAGACGGCAACATGGTCCTAACCGATTACAACGGCGAGGTCATTTGGGCCACCAATACTTCTACTCCTCCCAATCATGCCCAACTGTTGGAAACCGGTAATCTTGTCATCAAGGACTCGAGCGGTGAAACTCTCTGGAAAAGCTTCGATTTTCCCACCGATACTTTGCTGCCTACTCAACCCATCACTGCAATCACAAAGCTGGTATCTTCTAACCAATCGCTTTCCTTGGGTTACTTTAGTTTTCGTTTCGTTGAAAACTATATACTCTCACTCACATATGATACTCCTGAACTTTCCGACATATATTGGCCTGATCCTGACAATAGTGTGTGGGTAAATAATAGAATAGCCTTCAACAGTAGCAGGTGCGGAAGTCTTGATGACTTGGGTCGGTTTTCTTCTAGTGATAAATTTACATTCGAAGCTTCAGATTTGGGTCCAGGGATTAGGAGGAGGCTAACTTTAGACTATGATGGTAATCTTAGGCTGTACAGCCTCAATGAATCGGATAAGAGCTGGTCGGTTACATGGATGGCTCTTTCGCAAATTTGTGAAATACACGGTTTGTGTGGTAAAAACGGGATTTGCATGTATGCTCCTATGCCCGCATGTTATTGTCCTCCTGATTACGAGATGAGTGATCCTAGTGATTGGAGCAAAGGATGCAAGCCCAAGTTCAAGATGATTTGTGGTAATTCTCAGAAAGTGATTTTTCATCCACTTCCTAACACTGACTTTTGGGGGTCTGATATGGATTACAGCACGTCCATATCTTTCATGGCTTGCAAGAAGAATTGCACGAATTCTTGTTCTTGCGTAGCTTTCATGTATAAATGGGGCACAGGAGATTGCTATCTAAAAGCTGCCCTCTTCAATGGTAAGAACTCTTCTGCATTCCTAGGCACGATTTACCTCAAACTCCCCAAAAAATTAACACTTTCAAAAAACTCTGTTCCTCGAGCACGTAATCTTGTTTGCAATGCAACAAAAGCAGTAGTTGAATTAGCTTACTCTGACAAGTCTAGCACAAGTAGTGATAAGACAACATGGAAGTATTTTTATGCGTTCATCTCGGCATTTTTAGTTATAGAAGCATTTTTTATCACTACTGGGTGGTGGTTTATTTTCAGGAGAGAGCAGATACCGTTAGAAATAGAGGAAGGATATAAGGTGATAAGTAGTCAGTTTCGAAGGTTCACCTACAAGGACTTGGAAAAGGCTACCGGAAAATTTAAGCACGAGCTTGGGAGGGGAGGATCAGGCACTGTCTATAAGGGAGTACTAGACGATGAAAGAGTAGTAGCTGTGAAGAAGTTGGAAGACATAATACAAGGAGAGGAAGTATTTAAAGCTGAACTAAGTGTCATAGGGAAGATTAACCATATGAATCTAGTGAGGATGTGGGGATTCTGTTCGGAACACTCGCACAAGATGTTGGTATCTGAGTATGTTGAAAATGGCTCCTTGGACAAGATCTTATTCGGTAGCGAGAGCACAAATAGCCTGCTTGGGTGGAAGGAAAGGTACAAAATTGCAGTAGGGGTGGCGAAAGGCTTGGCTTATCTTCACCACGAGTGCTTAGAATGGGTTATACATTGCGACGTGAAGCCCGAGAATATATTGTTGGACCGAGATTTTGAGCCCAAGATCACAGATTTTGGATTGGCAAAACTGTTCCAGAGAAACGGGTCTGATCCGAGTTTATCAAGGATTCGAGGGACTAGAGGTTATATTGCGCCCGAATGGGCGTCTAGTCTTCCCATCACAGGGAAAGTTGATGTCTACAGCTACGGGGTAGTGCTTCTGGAATTAGTGAAGGGACTAAGAGTTTCGGATTGGGTGATACGCAGGGAAGAAAATGTAGAGATAGCTTTACGAACTATCGTTAAGATGCTCGTGGAGATACTGAAGAGTGGAGAGAGATCTTGGATTGAAGATTTTGTGGACTCGAGATTGAATGACAACTTCAACTACTCACAGGCGCTGATGATGGTGAAGCTGGCAATCGCTTGCTTGGAGGAGGACAGAAGTAAAAGGCCGAATATGGAATCCGTGGTTCAAACCCTACTCTCTTCAGACGACGAAACCAACTCTCATGCAACAATTTTACTTTAA
- the LOC109719650 gene encoding putative receptor protein kinase ZmPK1, translating into MSGLSPPALLTTLFLIFALPRYLCTTDHAYLQRGSSLSVEDNADYLISPDGAFQCGFYQVGSNAFTFSIWFVKSADRTVVWSANPNHLVNGKGSAVTLRKDGKMVLTDYNGEVIWATNTSTPAKHAQLLETGNLVIKDSSGETLWQSFDSPTDTLLPTQPITASTKLVSSNQSLSPGYYSFRFVENYILSLTYDGPELSDIYWPDPDNSVWVNNRIAFNSSRYGSLDDLGRFSSSDKFTFEASDLGPGIRRRLTLDYDGNLRLYSLNESDKSWSVTWMALSQICEIHGLCGKNGICMYAPMPACYCPPDYEMTDPSDWSKGCKPKFKMICGNSQKVIFHPLPNTDFWGSDMDYSTSISFMPCKKNCTNSCSCVAFMYKWGTGDCYLKAALFNGKNSSAFPGTIYLKVPKNLTLSKNSVPQARNLVCNATEAVVDLAYSDKSSTSSDKTTWKYFYGFISAIFVIEALFIISGWWFIFRREQKPLEIEEGYKVISSQFRRFTYKELEKATGKFKHELGRGGSGTVYKGVLDDERVVAVKKLEDIIQGEEVFKSELLVIGRFNHMNLVRMWGFCLEHSHKMLVFEYVENGSLDKILFSSESTNSSLGWKERYKIAVGVAKGLAYLHHECLEWIIHCDVKPENILLDRDFEPKXQFSFL; encoded by the coding sequence ATGAGCGGTTTGTCTCCTCCTGCACTCCTCACCACTCTATTTCTAATCTTTGCTCTCCCTCGTTATTTGTGTACGACAGACCATGCCTATTTGCAGCGTGGATCTTCCCTCTCCGTAGAGGATAACGCCGATTATCTGATCTCACCAGATGGAGCCTTCCAGTGCGGTTTCTACCAAGTTGGTTCAAATGCCTTCACCTTCTCAATATGGTTTGTTAAATCAGCTGACAGGACTGTGGTTTGGAGCGCAAACCCTAACCATCTTGTAAATGGCAAAGGATCTGCCGTTACGTTGAGGAAAGACGGCAAAATGGTTCTAACTGATTACAACGGCGAGGTCATTTGGGCCACCAATACTTCCACTCCTGCCAAACATGCCCAGCTGTTGGAAACTGGTAATCTTGTCATCAAGGACTCGAGTGGTGAAACTCTCTGGCAAAGCTTCGATTCTCCCACTGATACTTTGCTGCCTACTCAACCCATCACCGCAAGTACAAAGCTGGTATCTTCTAACCAATCGCTTTCCCCAGGTTACTATAGTTTTCGTTTCGTCGAAAACTATATACTCTCACTCACATATGATGGTCCTGAACTTTCCGACATCTATTGGCCTGATCCTGACAATAGTGTGTGGGTAAATAATAGAATAGCCTTCAACAGTAGCAGGTACGGAAGTCTTGATGACTTGGGTCGGTTTTCTTCAAGTGATAAATTTACATTCGAAGCTTCTGATTTGGGTCCAGGGATTAGGAGGAGGCTAACTTTAGACTATGATGGTAATCTTAGGCTGTACAGCCTCAATGAATCGGATAAGAGCTGGTCGGTTACATGGATGGCTCTTTCGCAAATTTGTGAAATACACGGTTTGTGTGGTAAAAACGGGATTTGCATGTATGCTCCTATGCCTGCATGTTATTGTCCTCCTGATTACGAGATGACTGATCCTAGTGATTGGAGCAAAGGATGCAAGCCCAAGTTCAAGATGATTTGTGGTAATTCTCAGAAAGTGATTTTTCATCCACTTCCTAACACTGACTTTTGGGGGTCTGATATGGATTACAGCACGTCCATATCTTTCATGCCTTGCAAGAAGAATTGCACGAATTCTTGTTCTTGCGTAGCTTTCATGTATAAATGGGGCACAGGAGATTGCTATCTAAAAGCTGCCCTCTTCAATGGTAAGAACTCTTCTGCATTCCCAGGCACGATTTACCTCAAAGTCCCCAAAAATTTAACACTTTCAAAAAACTCTGTTCCTCAAGCACGTAATCTTGTTTGCAATGCAACAGAAGCAGTAGTTGATTTAGCTTACTCTGACAAGTCTAGCACAAGTAGTGATAAGACAACATGGAAGTATTTTTATGGGTTCATCTCGGCAATTTTCGTTATAGAAGCACTTTTTATCATTTCTGGATGGTGGTTTATTTTCAGGAGAGAGCAGAAACCGTTAGAAATAGAGGAAGGATATAAGGTAATAAGTAGTCAGTTTCGAAGATTCACCTACAAGGAGTTGGAAAAGGCTACTGGGAAATTTAAGCACGAGCTTGGGAGGGGAGGATCGGGCACTGTCTATAAGGGAGTACTTGATGATGAGAGAGTAGTCGCCGTGAAGAAGTTGGAAGACATAATACAAGGAGAGGAAGTATTCAAATCTGAACTACTTGTCATAGGGAGGTTTAACCATATGAATCTAGTGAGAATGTGGGGATTCTGTTTGGAACACTCGCACAAGATGTTGGTATTTGAGTATGTCGAGAATGGCTCCTTGGACAAGATCTTATTCAGCAGCGAGAGCACAAATAGCTCGCTTGGGTGGAAGGAAAGGTACAAAATTGCAGTAGGGGTGGCGAAGGGCTTGGCTTATCTTCACCACGAGTGCTTAGAATGGATTATACACTGCGATGTGAAGCCTGAGAATATATTGTTGGACCGAGATTTTGAGCCCAAGANGCAGTTTTCCTTTTTATAG
- the LOC109719707 gene encoding putative receptor protein kinase ZmPK1 isoform X1 translates to MMLQAAACIQTLPAQWLRGASLSVEDNSDFLISPDGAFQCGFYQVGSNAFTFSIWFVKSADRTVVWSANPNHLVHGKGSAVTLRKDGNMVLTDYNGEVIWATNTSTPPNHAQLLETGNLVIKDSSGETLWKSFDFPTDTLLPTQPITAITKLVSSNQSLSLGYFSFRFVENYILSLTYDTPELSDIYWPDPDNSVWVNNRIAFNSSRCGSLDDLGRFSSSDKFTFEASDLGPGIRRRLTLDYDGNLRLYSLNESDKSWSVTWMALSQICEIHGLCGKNGICMYAPMPACYCPPDYEMSDPSDWSKGCKPKFKMICGNSQKVIFHPLPNTDFWGSDMDYSTSISFMACKKNCTNSCSCVAFMYKWGTGDCYLKAALFNGKNSSAFLGTIYLKLPKKLTLSKNSVPRARNLVCNATKAVVELAYSDKSSTSSDKTTWKYFYAFISAFLVIEAFFITTGWWFIFRREQIPLEIEEGYKVISSQFRRFTYKDLEKATGKFKHELGRGGSGTVYKGVLDDERVVAVKKLEDIIQGEEVFKAELSVIGKINHMNLVRMWGFCSEHSHKMLVSEYVENGSLDKILFGSESTNSLLGWKERYKIAVGVAKGLAYLHHECLEWVIHCDVKPENILLDRDFEPKITDFGLAKLFQRNGSDPSLSRIRGTRGYIAPEWASSLPITGKVDVYSYGVVLLELVKGLRVSDWVIRREENVEIALRTIVKMLVEILKSGERSWIEDFVDSRLNDNFNYSQALMMVKLAIACLEEDRSKRPNMESVVQTLLSSDDETNSHATILL, encoded by the exons ATGATGCTGCAGGCAGCGGCATGTATACAAACACTACCAGCGCAGTGGCTG CGTGGAGCTTCTCTCTCTGTAGAGGATAACTCCGATTTTCTGATCTCACCAGATGGAGCCTTCCAATGTGGTTTCTACCAAGTTGGTTCAAATGCCTTCACCTTCTCAATATGGTTCGTTAAATCAGCTGACAGGACTGTGGTTTGGAGCGCAAACCCCAACCATCTTGTGCATGGCAAAGGATCTGCCGTTACATTAAGGAAAGACGGCAACATGGTCCTAACCGATTACAACGGCGAGGTCATTTGGGCCACCAATACTTCTACTCCTCCCAATCATGCCCAACTGTTGGAAACCGGTAATCTTGTCATCAAGGACTCGAGCGGTGAAACTCTCTGGAAAAGCTTCGATTTTCCCACCGATACTTTGCTGCCTACTCAACCCATCACTGCAATCACAAAGCTGGTATCTTCTAACCAATCGCTTTCCTTGGGTTACTTTAGTTTTCGTTTCGTTGAAAACTATATACTCTCACTCACATATGATACTCCTGAACTTTCCGACATATATTGGCCTGATCCTGACAATAGTGTGTGGGTAAATAATAGAATAGCCTTCAACAGTAGCAGGTGCGGAAGTCTTGATGACTTGGGTCGGTTTTCTTCTAGTGATAAATTTACATTCGAAGCTTCAGATTTGGGTCCAGGGATTAGGAGGAGGCTAACTTTAGACTATGATGGTAATCTTAGGCTGTACAGCCTCAATGAATCGGATAAGAGCTGGTCGGTTACATGGATGGCTCTTTCGCAAATTTGTGAAATACACGGTTTGTGTGGTAAAAACGGGATTTGCATGTATGCTCCTATGCCCGCATGTTATTGTCCTCCTGATTACGAGATGAGTGATCCTAGTGATTGGAGCAAAGGATGCAAGCCCAAGTTCAAGATGATTTGTGGTAATTCTCAGAAAGTGATTTTTCATCCACTTCCTAACACTGACTTTTGGGGGTCTGATATGGATTACAGCACGTCCATATCTTTCATGGCTTGCAAGAAGAATTGCACGAATTCTTGTTCTTGCGTAGCTTTCATGTATAAATGGGGCACAGGAGATTGCTATCTAAAAGCTGCCCTCTTCAATGGTAAGAACTCTTCTGCATTCCTAGGCACGATTTACCTCAAACTCCCCAAAAAATTAACACTTTCAAAAAACTCTGTTCCTCGAGCACGTAATCTTGTTTGCAATGCAACAAAAGCAGTAGTTGAATTAGCTTACTCTGACAAGTCTAGCACAAGTAGTGATAAGACAACATGGAAGTATTTTTATGCGTTCATCTCGGCATTTTTAGTTATAGAAGCATTTTTTATCACTACTGGGTGGTGGTTTATTTTCAGGAGAGAGCAGATACCGTTAGAAATAGAGGAAGGATATAAGGTGATAAGTAGTCAGTTTCGAAGGTTCACCTACAAGGACTTGGAAAAGGCTACCGGAAAATTTAAGCACGAGCTTGGGAGGGGAGGATCAGGCACTGTCTATAAGGGAGTACTAGACGATGAAAGAGTAGTAGCTGTGAAGAAGTTGGAAGACATAATACAAGGAGAGGAAGTATTTAAAGCTGAACTAAGTGTCATAGGGAAGATTAACCATATGAATCTAGTGAGGATGTGGGGATTCTGTTCGGAACACTCGCACAAGATGTTGGTATCTGAGTATGTTGAAAATGGCTCCTTGGACAAGATCTTATTCGGTAGCGAGAGCACAAATAGCCTGCTTGGGTGGAAGGAAAGGTACAAAATTGCAGTAGGGGTGGCGAAAGGCTTGGCTTATCTTCACCACGAGTGCTTAGAATGGGTTATACATTGCGACGTGAAGCCCGAGAATATATTGTTGGACCGAGATTTTGAGCCCAAGATCACAGATTTTGGATTGGCAAAACTGTTCCAGAGAAACGGGTCTGATCCGAGTTTATCAAGGATTCGAGGGACTAGAGGTTATATTGCGCCCGAATGGGCGTCTAGTCTTCCCATCACAGGGAAAGTTGATGTCTACAGCTACGGGGTAGTGCTTCTGGAATTAGTGAAGGGACTAAGAGTTTCGGATTGGGTGATACGCAGGGAAGAAAATGTAGAGATAGCTTTACGAACTATCGTTAAGATGCTCGTGGAGATACTGAAGAGTGGAGAGAGATCTTGGATTGAAGATTTTGTGGACTCGAGATTGAATGACAACTTCAACTACTCACAGGCGCTGATGATGGTGAAGCTGGCAATCGCTTGCTTGGAGGAGGACAGAAGTAAAAGGCCGAATATGGAATCCGTGGTTCAAACCCTACTCTCTTCAGACGACGAAACCAACTCTCATGCAACAATTTTACTTTAA